One Acidobacteriota bacterium DNA window includes the following coding sequences:
- a CDS encoding protein kinase, with the protein MTQAALQSKQVKIGDYILTGKIGQGGIAEIYRARQASLNRDVAIKILFSKLSSDPELVRRFQRESMVIARLNHPNIVHVIDKGKAGNRYYFVMEYVDGTSLREVIESTRIPLKTKLEMVAQVCKALDYAHKNGVIHRDIKPANILIDRQGNPRVADFGIAQIVGTPDSEMTSSDVIMGTLSYMSPEQKVSSTNVDHTTDIYAMGVIIYEILVSKKPLGRFKLPSEVNKQIDPVFDEIVQRCLAQDAKDRFQSAVELKDALLNAIGGGTEQEKGDHFSVRGSESFIGKCRYLDTIKESKFSSTILVENKVNKRFYIIKKHTKGEAGRKEAKLLSSLKHKNIINILGSGGDNKSTVVISEYAQGGSLAERMVRKYPWQKATNIILDVALGLDFAHKNNIVHGNLRPSNILFAAEEQVKICDFGLPVHYDAAGKKNWYSPPEHKQSKQGDIYALGVIFHQLITGRNPEYDAGGNLRLDDVRLELPEDIMLMLNKLLAIRVTHRYPTPEQLLLDWEDYEQRCQAARSMQAIAEREKPPVKKSPSVWLLAAAFAGLTAITGLVLYLAGAFR; encoded by the coding sequence ATGACACAGGCAGCACTACAATCCAAACAGGTCAAAATCGGTGACTACATTCTCACCGGTAAGATCGGCCAGGGGGGAATCGCCGAGATTTACAGAGCCCGCCAGGCGTCGCTAAACAGGGACGTGGCGATAAAGATTCTCTTCAGCAAGCTGAGCAGCGATCCCGAACTGGTGCGTCGATTCCAGCGCGAATCGATGGTCATCGCTCGTCTCAATCACCCGAACATCGTTCACGTCATCGACAAGGGCAAGGCCGGTAACCGCTACTACTTTGTCATGGAATATGTCGACGGCACGTCACTGCGCGAGGTGATCGAGTCGACCAGGATCCCGCTGAAAACCAAACTGGAGATGGTGGCGCAGGTCTGCAAGGCGCTCGACTACGCGCACAAGAACGGCGTGATTCACCGCGACATAAAGCCGGCCAACATCCTGATCGACCGCCAGGGGAATCCACGCGTGGCCGATTTCGGGATCGCGCAGATAGTGGGCACGCCCGACAGCGAAATGACCTCCTCAGACGTGATCATGGGGACCCTCTCCTACATGTCCCCGGAGCAGAAAGTGTCCTCCACGAACGTGGATCACACTACCGACATCTATGCAATGGGCGTCATCATCTACGAGATCCTGGTCAGTAAGAAGCCCCTGGGGCGCTTCAAACTGCCTTCCGAGGTCAATAAGCAGATCGACCCGGTGTTTGATGAGATCGTCCAGCGGTGCCTGGCCCAGGACGCCAAGGACCGCTTCCAGTCGGCCGTGGAGCTGAAAGACGCTCTTCTGAACGCCATCGGCGGAGGAACTGAACAGGAGAAGGGCGACCACTTCTCGGTACGCGGTTCAGAGTCATTCATCGGCAAATGTCGGTACCTGGATACCATCAAGGAGTCCAAGTTCAGTTCCACCATACTGGTGGAAAACAAGGTCAACAAGCGGTTTTACATCATAAAGAAGCATACCAAGGGTGAAGCCGGTCGCAAGGAGGCGAAACTGCTCTCCTCGCTGAAGCATAAGAACATCATAAACATCCTCGGCTCCGGTGGAGACAACAAGTCCACGGTGGTGATTTCGGAGTACGCCCAGGGTGGATCGCTGGCCGAACGGATGGTTCGCAAGTATCCCTGGCAGAAAGCGACCAACATTATCCTCGATGTTGCCCTGGGACTGGACTTCGCCCACAAGAACAATATCGTTCACGGCAATCTGCGGCCTTCCAATATCCTCTTTGCCGCCGAAGAGCAGGTGAAAATCTGTGATTTCGGTTTGCCGGTTCACTACGACGCCGCCGGCAAGAAGAACTGGTACAGTCCTCCCGAGCACAAACAGTCCAAGCAAGGCGATATTTATGCGCTGGGAGTGATCTTTCACCAGTTGATCACGGGCCGGAATCCAGAGTACGATGCGGGGGGAAATCTCCGCCTCGATGACGTCAGGCTGGAGTTGCCTGAGGACATCATGCTCATGCTCAACAAGTTGCTCGCCATCCGGGTGACCCACCGGTACCCGACTCCGGAACAGCTCTTGCTGGACTGGGAGGATTATGAGCAGCGTTGCCAGGCCGCCCGTTCGATGCAGGCCATAGCCGAAAGGGAAAAGCCGCCGGTGAAGAAATCGCCGTCGGTCTGGCTGCTTGCTGCCGCCTTTGCCGGTCTCACTGCCATAACTGGCCTGGTCCTTTACCTGGCTGGGGCCTTCCGCTAG
- a CDS encoding DUF4097 family beta strand repeat-containing protein, whose product MVRRACLTLIVSLALCLAVDPAVKGEEYTFDYQRIIEPEGPLTFELTYIEGDLTVTASDDGRLVIEAVKKVQAVSKEEAEAVQAHIEIRLEVSGDRAKVTTNYLQMRNRGRSFWQKVLGLSGSDAFGEVDWSIALPEGCDFVVTNTGGKIDISHVRGAVTIRSSASDITLSSLEGPVRVENSSGNTRGDLLFGDIEVRQAQGEIDLQFVEGDIRIKSTSAAINIRQDRGAIDLTTSTGSVDIETSLDSRRDFFVETESGNINLVIPRTSSGMLDITSETGEIRTEIPIAVKSMTRKQIVGEFGLGGVKVSLSSTSGDVTVAQF is encoded by the coding sequence ATGGTCCGTAGAGCTTGCCTGACATTGATCGTATCGCTGGCGTTGTGCCTGGCGGTGGATCCGGCGGTCAAGGGCGAGGAATACACCTTTGACTACCAGCGGATCATCGAGCCCGAGGGGCCCCTGACGTTTGAATTGACTTACATCGAGGGCGATCTCACGGTCACGGCCAGTGATGACGGCAGGCTCGTGATCGAGGCGGTCAAGAAAGTGCAGGCCGTCAGCAAGGAGGAGGCCGAGGCGGTCCAGGCGCATATCGAGATTCGCCTGGAGGTCTCCGGCGACAGGGCCAAGGTCACGACCAATTACCTGCAGATGCGCAACCGGGGCCGCTCGTTCTGGCAGAAAGTGCTCGGCCTGAGCGGGTCAGACGCCTTTGGTGAGGTCGACTGGTCGATTGCGCTGCCGGAAGGCTGTGATTTCGTCGTGACCAATACAGGCGGCAAGATTGATATCAGCCACGTGCGCGGCGCGGTCACGATCCGCAGTTCCGCCTCCGACATTACCCTGTCGAGCCTGGAGGGACCGGTGAGGGTTGAGAACTCCTCGGGCAATACCAGGGGCGACCTGCTCTTCGGTGATATCGAGGTCAGGCAGGCGCAGGGTGAGATTGACCTGCAATTCGTAGAAGGCGACATTCGGATAAAGTCCACTTCGGCGGCTATCAACATACGGCAGGATCGCGGCGCCATTGACCTGACCACCTCCACCGGCTCGGTGGACATCGAAACCAGTCTTGACAGCCGGCGGGATTTCTTCGTCGAGACGGAGAGCGGCAATATCAACCTGGTGATTCCCAGGACTTCGTCGGGTATGCTTGATATAACTTCGGAGACGGGCGAGATCAGGACCGAGATTCCGATCGCTGTCAAGTCCATGACGCGAAAGCAGATCGTCGGCGAGTTCGGTCTGGGCGGTGTCAAAGTCTCCCTGAGTTCGACTTCCGGCGACGTGACAGTAGCGCAGTTCTGA
- a CDS encoding TrkA family potassium uptake protein, translating into MKQFAIIGLGNFGATVAAELTKLKCKVTAVDIDRGRVQGLPDRAHQAILADATDRAFLQQLGVSNYDCFVVSTGKDWHASVLITLHLKELGAARVIVKANSADHAKVLERVGATQAIIPEQQMARSLSHSLANPNLVDYLPLSGEYCVAELVPPAGFVGKQLLELQLRTKYHVQVIAVKDTRTAEYDFVPGGDYTIRATDVLIVLGRQADVEKLKV; encoded by the coding sequence GTGAAACAGTTTGCAATCATCGGTCTGGGCAACTTCGGCGCTACGGTGGCCGCCGAGTTGACCAAACTCAAGTGCAAGGTCACGGCTGTAGACATCGACAGGGGGCGGGTGCAGGGGCTGCCGGATCGCGCCCACCAGGCTATCCTGGCGGATGCAACCGACCGGGCCTTTCTGCAACAACTGGGCGTCAGCAACTACGACTGCTTCGTCGTCTCTACCGGCAAGGACTGGCACGCGTCGGTCCTCATAACTCTGCATTTGAAGGAGCTCGGCGCCGCGCGCGTTATAGTCAAGGCGAATTCCGCCGACCACGCCAAAGTGCTGGAGAGGGTGGGGGCGACGCAGGCGATTATACCGGAACAGCAGATGGCGCGTTCGCTGTCACACTCGCTGGCTAATCCCAATCTGGTTGATTATCTCCCGCTCTCGGGTGAATACTGCGTGGCCGAGCTGGTACCTCCGGCCGGGTTCGTCGGCAAGCAGTTGCTGGAACTCCAGCTCAGAACGAAGTACCACGTCCAGGTGATAGCGGTCAAGGACACGCGGACGGCCGAGTATGATTTCGTGCCCGGTGGTGATTATACCATCAGGGCCACCGACGTTCTGATCGTGCTCGGCAGGCAGGCGGATGTAGAGAAGCTGAAAGTCTGA
- a CDS encoding T9SS type A sorting domain-containing protein: MMRFVTALTALVVLLSGVSGWAQGIPWNGLISVDSVEAARGGQFGVKVRLTNNDLAISGMEIPLRYESPYLTLDSVSFAGSLKSDNFGGLVNDKAEDRTVKITYVPDAFVSPLPTITAESGVLAELFFSLSATAPPGIFAIDSINQDSLIMGDIHWWTRIAVADNTGLKIYLPRFSPGAVVLETPTAVDNESDDGLLPAQYSLSQNYPNPFNPATMLEFSLPEASHVKLEVFNVLGQRVGLVADGWCSAGVHRLEYDASGQPSGIYFYRLDYGSGSETKKMVLVK; this comes from the coding sequence ATGATGCGATTTGTTACTGCACTTACGGCTCTGGTAGTCTTGCTTTCGGGTGTCTCGGGCTGGGCTCAGGGGATACCCTGGAACGGCCTCATCTCGGTGGACTCGGTCGAAGCGGCCCGCGGTGGCCAGTTCGGTGTCAAGGTCCGGTTAACTAATAACGACCTTGCCATCTCCGGTATGGAGATCCCTCTGCGGTATGAGAGCCCCTACCTGACTCTGGATTCCGTTTCCTTTGCGGGGTCGCTCAAATCGGACAATTTCGGGGGTCTGGTGAATGATAAGGCGGAAGACCGGACCGTGAAAATCACTTACGTGCCGGATGCCTTTGTCTCCCCGCTGCCCACCATCACGGCCGAGTCGGGGGTGCTTGCCGAGTTGTTTTTCAGCCTGTCCGCAACAGCGCCGCCGGGAATTTTTGCGATTGACTCGATTAACCAGGATTCCCTGATCATGGGCGACATTCACTGGTGGACAAGGATCGCGGTGGCCGACAATACCGGTTTGAAGATTTACCTGCCTCGCTTCTCGCCGGGGGCAGTGGTGCTGGAGACGCCGACGGCGGTGGATAACGAGTCGGACGACGGCCTGCTGCCGGCGCAGTACTCGCTGTCGCAGAACTACCCGAATCCGTTCAACCCGGCGACGATGCTTGAATTCTCGCTTCCGGAGGCCAGCCACGTCAAGCTGGAGGTCTTCAACGTTCTGGGGCAACGGGTTGGGTTGGTGGCCGACGGCTGGTGCTCGGCCGGTGTCCACCGGCTCGAGTATGACGCCTCGGGCCAGCCCAGCGGAATTTACTTCTACCGCCTCGATTACGGCAGCGGCTCCGAAACAAAAAAAATGGTCCTGGTCAAATAA
- a CDS encoding SRPBCC domain-containing protein produces the protein MAGKKYDWTQFKKRIEIKASPEKVFRAWTDDKIITRWFPIRAVIEPRKNGRLYFEWMTGDKLETKVVAVRRPNRLVFPFGSNNEEVAVTIRKVPGGSLCELHQYGMKTDPGSRVTMHLGCQVGWTFFLANLKAYLEHGIDLRGHDPRRSYRQGYINS, from the coding sequence GTGGCGGGCAAAAAGTACGATTGGACGCAGTTCAAGAAGCGGATAGAGATAAAGGCCAGCCCGGAGAAGGTGTTCAGGGCGTGGACCGATGACAAGATCATTACCCGGTGGTTTCCGATCCGAGCTGTCATAGAACCTCGCAAGAACGGCCGCCTGTATTTTGAATGGATGACCGGTGACAAACTCGAGACGAAGGTGGTCGCGGTTCGGCGGCCGAACCGGCTCGTGTTTCCTTTCGGTTCGAACAACGAGGAAGTGGCCGTGACCATACGGAAAGTACCCGGTGGTTCTCTGTGTGAACTCCACCAGTACGGTATGAAAACGGACCCGGGTAGCAGGGTGACCATGCATCTGGGATGCCAGGTGGGGTGGACTTTCTTCCTGGCCAACCTGAAAGCATACCTTGAGCACGGCATTGACTTGCGGGGACACGATCCCAGACGGAGCTACCGGCAGGGGTACATAAACAGTTAA
- a CDS encoding sigma-70 family RNA polymerase sigma factor, translating into MKIAEALAGDQKAYGYLVDKHRAAVFHIINRIVRNSEAADDLVQETFMKAFASLSSYRSEYRFSTWLYKIAANSSIDFLRKRRIQALSLDRPMDTRDGQVDIEVADYSYHPERDLERKERSFSIQEAIDALPPKYRDVIIYRHKDDKSYEEIADLLNVPIGTVKARIFRARELLKKKLKHIF; encoded by the coding sequence GTGAAAATAGCCGAAGCGCTGGCCGGCGATCAGAAAGCGTACGGATACCTGGTCGATAAGCACCGGGCAGCGGTTTTTCACATAATTAACCGCATCGTACGCAACAGTGAGGCCGCCGACGACCTGGTGCAGGAAACGTTCATGAAGGCGTTTGCCTCTCTGTCGTCGTACCGCTCGGAATACCGTTTTTCGACCTGGCTTTACAAGATCGCCGCCAACTCCTCGATCGACTTTTTGAGGAAGCGGCGTATTCAGGCGCTGTCGCTTGATCGCCCCATGGATACCCGGGACGGCCAGGTCGACATCGAGGTGGCCGACTACTCGTACCACCCGGAACGTGACCTCGAGCGCAAGGAGCGCAGTTTCAGCATCCAGGAGGCGATTGACGCCCTGCCGCCCAAGTACCGGGACGTGATTATCTATCGTCACAAGGATGATAAATCGTACGAAGAAATCGCCGATTTACTGAACGTACCGATCGGGACCGTGAAAGCCAGGATATTTCGCGCCCGGGAGCTGCTCAAGAAGAAGCTGAAACACATCTTTTGA
- a CDS encoding toast rack family protein: MNLRSAIARGLAAALVSVGLVLAGDVETVTELVDGEGAENIVVECEFGAGELSIRSGDIAEVVSLEISETPRWVRHEVDYYKRGNTGYLRLESDLRRGRVHDDLENEWNLTLSTRYPLKLDMEIGACEAEFDLGGLPITELHLEVGATSGKIDFSKPNKEELRDFSISTGASSLEIYNLGNANFERLEFEAGASSCVLDFHGEFSGEAVVEVDVGVGSVDIDIPSDMAVRIETDEDSWFSSVDFKGLRLESLGRGIYESRGFDDADDRLIFVVDVGLGSVDFHGRR; this comes from the coding sequence ATGAATTTGCGATCTGCCATAGCCCGAGGGCTTGCTGCCGCGCTCGTTTCGGTGGGGTTGGTGCTGGCGGGCGATGTCGAGACCGTGACCGAACTCGTGGACGGAGAGGGAGCCGAAAACATCGTCGTGGAATGTGAGTTTGGAGCCGGTGAGCTGTCCATTCGAAGCGGCGACATTGCCGAAGTGGTGTCGTTGGAGATCTCGGAGACGCCTCGATGGGTGCGTCACGAGGTCGATTACTACAAGAGAGGAAACACCGGTTACCTGCGTCTTGAAAGTGATCTGCGCCGGGGGAGAGTACATGATGACCTTGAGAACGAGTGGAATCTGACGCTGTCTACACGATACCCCCTGAAACTGGATATGGAGATCGGTGCTTGCGAGGCCGAGTTTGATCTGGGCGGCCTGCCGATCACCGAATTGCACCTTGAAGTCGGAGCCACCAGCGGGAAGATCGACTTTTCTAAACCCAACAAGGAAGAGTTGAGAGATTTCTCGATCTCGACCGGTGCCTCCTCGCTGGAGATCTATAACCTGGGCAACGCCAACTTCGAGCGGCTGGAGTTTGAAGCCGGAGCCTCCTCGTGCGTGCTGGATTTCCACGGTGAGTTTTCCGGTGAGGCGGTGGTTGAGGTGGACGTGGGGGTCGGTTCGGTCGATATCGACATCCCGAGCGACATGGCCGTGCGAATAGAGACCGATGAGGACTCGTGGTTTTCCTCGGTCGACTTCAAGGGCCTTCGACTGGAGAGTCTGGGACGTGGTATTTACGAAAGTCGCGGTTTCGATGATGCTGATGACCGCTTGATTTTTGTCGTGGACGTCGGGCTTGGTTCCGTGGATTTCCATGGCAGGAGATAG
- a CDS encoding polymer-forming cytoskeletal protein: protein MKRFVFIILVGVSWALSCALPANGVRAQDSPIDSPVDSSVDSSVDSSVDSSVDSPAIAADMLFNEIALTADGVLAYDTLGNRWVYDFERATFVTSSGSRQLGGTESRGATEDFILPVRDRCTEERRLSDIQKSVLIGYDEYVEGHIIAYGRVTIKGWVKGNVRSYSGTVLVTESGQVDGNVNAPNIVVKEGGVVGGRKTLTEPIEFPVDILRERFTAYGIWIVFGLTVLMLFAGFLATTLMPRQVQNVNDCISRHLARSFLLGLLFLFLLPMLIGLLAVTVVGVLLIPLVPLAYLFALMLAMISTGIHVDRLVFRARSGRDRSLMYGATVGILAYAVIWTVVAVLLGSSDDVSRGFGIFFLVVAILVTAYALFTGTGAVVLTRFGFRAYRGFGERQVGGHEEAPAPAPPPIPERPPFCEPPPIRRSSRGIDTPPPPPPRGE from the coding sequence ATGAAGCGGTTTGTTTTCATAATCCTCGTTGGTGTTTCCTGGGCGCTCTCGTGTGCCTTGCCGGCCAACGGTGTCCGGGCACAGGACAGCCCCATCGACAGCCCCGTCGACAGCTCCGTCGACAGCTCCGTCGACAGCTCCGTTGATAGCTCCGTCGACAGCCCCGCCATTGCAGCCGACATGCTCTTCAACGAAATCGCGCTCACCGCGGACGGCGTCCTGGCTTACGACACCCTGGGCAACCGGTGGGTATACGATTTCGAACGCGCCACTTTCGTTACCTCTTCAGGCAGTCGCCAGCTCGGCGGGACCGAAAGCCGGGGGGCGACGGAGGACTTTATCCTGCCCGTGAGGGATCGCTGTACCGAGGAGAGACGCCTGTCGGACATTCAGAAGTCGGTGTTGATCGGTTACGACGAGTATGTCGAGGGACACATCATCGCCTACGGGAGGGTGACGATCAAGGGCTGGGTGAAGGGCAATGTCCGCTCCTACAGCGGGACTGTGCTCGTAACCGAATCAGGTCAGGTTGACGGCAACGTAAACGCACCGAACATCGTGGTAAAGGAGGGCGGCGTTGTCGGCGGCCGAAAGACCCTCACCGAGCCCATCGAATTCCCGGTCGACATTCTTAGAGAGCGTTTCACGGCCTACGGCATCTGGATTGTCTTCGGCCTGACCGTCTTGATGCTGTTTGCCGGCTTTCTTGCCACCACCCTTATGCCGCGTCAGGTACAGAACGTGAATGACTGCATTTCCCGACACCTTGCCCGTTCGTTTCTGCTGGGGCTTCTGTTTCTCTTTTTGCTGCCGATGCTGATCGGGCTCCTGGCTGTAACGGTGGTCGGCGTGCTGCTGATTCCTCTCGTACCGCTGGCATACCTGTTTGCGCTGATGCTGGCCATGATTTCCACCGGCATTCACGTGGACCGGCTGGTATTCCGCGCCAGGAGTGGCAGGGACAGAAGTCTCATGTACGGCGCGACGGTCGGGATTCTGGCTTACGCGGTGATCTGGACGGTTGTGGCGGTGCTGCTCGGGTCCTCGGATGATGTCTCGCGGGGGTTTGGCATATTCTTCCTCGTGGTGGCGATTCTGGTCACCGCCTATGCGTTGTTCACCGGCACCGGTGCGGTGGTCCTCACGCGGTTCGGGTTCAGGGCCTACCGCGGTTTCGGGGAGCGTCAGGTCGGGGGGCATGAGGAAGCTCCCGCGCCTGCTCCGCCGCCGATTCCCGAACGGCCGCCTTTCTGCGAACCGCCGCCGATAAGGCGCTCCTCCCGGGGCATCGACACGCCTCCGCCCCCGCCGCCGCGCGGCGAGTGA
- a CDS encoding trypsin-like peptidase domain-containing protein, translating to MTARKAIFILLAAAAPAPACASAASIQQQIYTARDMVLPALVHIQPVIKDYNTGELKKQAVIGSGVIFHPDGYVVTNYHVAGKAERIICTLFDKEQVPAEYIGGDPPTDVAVLKLDLSEHQGDVPVAVLGNSDSIQVGQQVLAMGSPLSLSRTVSSGVISTKDRYFSAYYRLPSGERTGRYNLWIQTDAAINPGNSGGPLVDLLGRVVGINSRATFLANNLGFAIPINIVKEVTAEILRHGKVSRSWIGVECQALQELEDWFGADRNSGVLIASVDPGSPAEKNFLKAGDIILAINGEPVSARFVEELPSFYKRIASFPPGSQITLNVLRGEREYEFGLVTVELGDLQGEDFECSDWGLTVKAITRQMQIENQLSDTLGVFVTGVKRVGAADLSGVRPGDIIAGINKEPILALAEFVRAYNELSASGARKVLLRIDRNGAIRLAVLSVDSRQEGVEDEE from the coding sequence TTGACAGCGCGAAAGGCAATTTTCATACTGCTGGCGGCGGCGGCCCCGGCCCCGGCCTGTGCGTCGGCGGCCTCTATCCAGCAGCAGATTTATACGGCCAGGGACATGGTTCTTCCTGCTCTGGTGCATATCCAGCCGGTAATCAAGGACTACAACACCGGGGAGTTGAAGAAGCAGGCGGTTATCGGCTCGGGTGTGATTTTCCATCCCGACGGCTATGTCGTGACCAATTATCACGTTGCGGGCAAGGCTGAGCGAATCATCTGCACGCTTTTCGACAAGGAGCAGGTCCCGGCGGAATATATCGGCGGTGACCCGCCCACCGACGTGGCCGTGTTGAAACTCGACCTTAGCGAGCACCAGGGCGATGTGCCGGTGGCCGTTCTGGGCAATTCCGATTCCATTCAGGTCGGGCAGCAGGTGCTGGCGATGGGATCGCCGCTGTCTTTGTCCCGAACCGTTTCATCCGGTGTCATCTCGACCAAGGACAGGTACTTCTCCGCGTACTACCGGCTTCCGTCGGGCGAACGGACGGGTCGCTATAACCTCTGGATACAGACGGATGCGGCCATAAACCCGGGGAACTCGGGCGGCCCGCTGGTTGATCTTCTGGGCCGCGTGGTCGGGATCAATTCACGCGCCACCTTCCTGGCCAACAACCTCGGCTTTGCCATTCCGATCAACATTGTCAAAGAAGTGACGGCGGAAATCCTCCGGCACGGGAAAGTGAGCCGGAGCTGGATCGGCGTGGAATGTCAGGCGCTTCAGGAACTGGAGGACTGGTTTGGTGCCGACCGCAACTCGGGCGTGCTGATCGCTTCGGTGGATCCGGGTTCGCCCGCAGAGAAGAATTTCCTGAAAGCCGGGGATATCATCCTGGCCATCAACGGCGAGCCGGTATCGGCCCGGTTCGTGGAAGAGTTGCCGAGCTTCTACAAGCGGATTGCAAGTTTTCCCCCGGGCAGCCAGATCACCCTGAACGTGCTACGGGGTGAGAGAGAATACGAATTCGGGCTGGTTACGGTCGAACTGGGAGACCTTCAGGGTGAAGACTTCGAGTGCTCTGACTGGGGTCTGACCGTCAAGGCAATCACGCGGCAGATGCAGATAGAGAACCAGCTTAGCGATACGCTCGGCGTTTTCGTCACCGGTGTAAAGCGTGTGGGCGCCGCCGATCTGAGCGGGGTGCGGCCGGGAGATATTATTGCCGGTATCAACAAGGAGCCCATTCTCGCACTGGCCGAGTTTGTCCGCGCGTACAATGAGCTTTCGGCGTCCGGGGCCCGCAAGGTGCTGCTGCGGATTGACCGCAACGGGGCGATCAGGCTGGCCGTTCTCAGCGTCGACTCGAGACAGGAAGGGGTAGAAGATGAGGAGTAG
- a CDS encoding PDZ domain-containing protein: protein MRSRLLRPWLGRIILPVVAAAVVLPACRVDAQSFDFDRLDKLVRSFSVIIDLKVELSFGTHTNEQEQRLLATVVREDGLLIFDGSFLSQDNVFSSMSGMQVKITPTRIEAHTFDDRTYEAEYLGTDRFTRIAFARVLDAEGAEFTPVRFAVNRQFEVGSWLALFMLLPEFVHPPLAADIGMVSSLVETPEKFALTVGFSGLEMSSVLFDERLTPVGVLGSLMDPTAAQADAGGLIESFGEFDIPLLGVITGERLAKMIADPPQRGRVDRAWLGITLQALTPDIAEFLGIETPGGIIVNDVMSGSPAEVADLRIGDVIYEVNGEAVQVDRDERLPIFQRRIAQMEAGSAVEFSVFRPSEMATDTLKLLTWLDKAPLAPSDAPEYESESLEFKVRDLVFADFVRYNQDESSFRGVVVSEMQRGGLAMLGGLQIADVVQRIGNTPVTSVEDVREAVKLIEASRPVEVIFFIWRDNKTMFVNVKTDWK from the coding sequence ATGAGGAGTAGACTCCTGCGCCCATGGCTCGGTCGGATCATTCTGCCGGTTGTCGCGGCAGCGGTTGTCCTGCCGGCCTGTCGCGTCGACGCTCAATCCTTCGATTTCGACCGGCTGGACAAGCTGGTTCGCTCGTTCTCGGTGATAATCGATCTGAAGGTGGAGTTGTCGTTCGGCACGCACACCAATGAACAGGAGCAGCGCCTGCTCGCGACCGTGGTCAGAGAGGACGGGCTGCTCATTTTCGACGGCAGCTTCCTGAGCCAGGACAACGTCTTCTCCTCGATGTCCGGCATGCAGGTGAAGATCACACCGACGAGAATAGAGGCTCATACGTTCGACGACCGCACGTATGAAGCCGAGTACCTGGGTACTGATCGCTTCACGCGGATTGCCTTTGCCCGCGTTCTTGACGCGGAAGGTGCGGAATTCACGCCGGTCAGGTTCGCCGTCAATCGTCAGTTTGAGGTGGGAAGTTGGCTGGCACTTTTCATGCTGCTGCCCGAGTTCGTTCACCCGCCCCTGGCCGCCGATATCGGCATGGTGTCCTCACTGGTTGAAACACCTGAGAAATTCGCGCTGACGGTCGGCTTCTCGGGGCTGGAGATGTCGTCCGTGCTGTTCGATGAACGGCTGACCCCGGTCGGCGTTCTGGGCTCGCTGATGGACCCGACGGCGGCCCAGGCCGATGCCGGCGGGCTGATCGAGTCGTTTGGCGAGTTTGACATCCCGCTCCTGGGCGTGATTACGGGCGAGCGCCTGGCCAAGATGATCGCCGATCCGCCGCAACGCGGCAGGGTCGATCGAGCCTGGCTGGGCATCACGTTGCAGGCCCTGACCCCGGATATTGCCGAGTTTCTCGGCATCGAAACCCCGGGCGGCATCATTGTCAACGACGTCATGAGCGGATCGCCGGCCGAAGTCGCCGACCTGCGGATCGGCGACGTTATTTACGAGGTGAACGGAGAGGCCGTCCAGGTGGATCGGGACGAGCGGCTTCCGATCTTTCAGCGTCGTATTGCCCAGATGGAGGCCGGTTCGGCGGTTGAGTTCTCCGTCTTCAGACCGAGTGAAATGGCGACCGATACGCTGAAGCTGCTTACCTGGCTGGACAAGGCGCCGCTGGCGCCGTCGGACGCGCCGGAGTATGAGAGTGAGAGCCTCGAGTTCAAGGTGCGGGATCTCGTCTTTGCCGATTTTGTCCGCTACAACCAGGATGAGAGCAGCTTCCGCGGCGTTGTCGTCTCGGAGATGCAGCGAGGCGGCCTGGCCATGCTGGGAGGGCTGCAGATCGCCGACGTCGTCCAGAGGATCGGCAACACACCCGTTACGTCCGTTGAGGACGTCCGGGAGGCTGTGAAGTTGATCGAGGCTTCCCGGCCCGTCGAGGTCATCTTCTTCATCTGGCGCGACAACAAGACGATGTTCGTGAACGTCAAGACGGATTGGAAGTAG